A part of Rattus rattus isolate New Zealand chromosome 4, Rrattus_CSIRO_v1, whole genome shotgun sequence genomic DNA contains:
- the Slc4a3 gene encoding anion exchange protein 3, producing the protein MANGVIPPPGGASPLPQVRVPLEEPPLGPDVEEEDDDLGKTLAVSRFGDLISKTPAWDPEKPSRSYSERDFEFHRHTSHHTHHPLSARLPPPHKLRRLPPTSARHARRKRKREKTSAPPSEGTPPIQEEGGAGAEEEEEEEEEEEGESEAEPVEPPPPGPPQKAKFSIGSDEDDSPGLSIKAPCAKALPSVGLQSDQSPQRSGSSPSPRARASRISTEKSRPWSPSASYDLRERLCPGSALGNPGPEQRVPTDEAEAQMLGSADLDDMKSHRLEDNPGVRRHLVKKPSRIQGGRGSPSGLAPILRRKKKKKKLDRRPHEVFVELNELMLDRSQEPHWRETARWIKFEEDVEEETERWGKPHVASLSFRSLLELRRTIAQGAALLDLEQTTLPGIAHLVVETMIVSDQIRPEDRASVLRTLLLKHSHPNDDKDSGFFPRNPSSSSVNSVLGNHHPTPSHGPDGAVPTMADDLGEPAPLWPHDPDAKEKPLHMPGGDGHRGKSLKLLEKIPEDAEATVVLVGSVPFLEQPAAAFVRLSEAVLLESVLEVPVPVRFLFVMLGPSHTSTDYHELGRSIATLMSDKLFHEAAYQADDRQDLLGAISEFLDGSIVIPPSEVEGRDLLRSVAAFQRELLRKRREREQTKVEMTTRGGYVAPGKELSLEMGGSEATSEDDPLQRTGSVFGGLVRDVKRRYPHYPSDLRDALHSQCVAAVLFIYFAALSPAITFGGLLGEKTEGLMGVSELIVSTAVLGVLFSLLGAQPLLVVGFSGPLLVFEEAFFKFCRAQDLEYLTGRVWVGLWLVVFVLALVAAEGSFLVRYISPFTQEIFAFLISLIFIYETFHKLYKVFTEHPLLPFYPPEEALEPGLELNSSALPPTEGPPGPRNQPNTALLSLILMLGTFLIAFFLRKFRNSRFLGGKARRIIGDFGIPISILVMVLVDYSITDTYTQKLTVPTGLSVTSPHKRTWFIPPLGSARPFPPWMMVAAAVPALLVLILIFMETQITALIVSQKARRLLKGSGFHLDLLLIGSLGGLCGLFGLPWLTAATVRSVTHVNALTVMRTAIAPGDKPQIQEVREQRVTGVLIASLVGLSIVMGAVLRRIPLAVLFGIFLYMGVTSLSGIQLSQRLLLIFMPAKHHPEQPYVTKVKTWRMHLFTFIQLGCIALLWVVKSTAASLAFPFLLLLTVPLRRCLLPRLFQDRELQALDSEDAEPNFDEDGQDEYNELHMPV; encoded by the exons ATGGCTAATGGGGTGATCCCACCGCCCGGGGGCGCCTCCCCCCTACCCCAG GTCCGGGTGCCCTTGGAGGAGCCCCCACTGGGTCCAGATGTAGAAGAGGAGGATGATGACCTGGGCAAGACCTTGGCAGTGAGCAGGTTTGGGGACCTCATCAGCAAGACCCCGgcctgggaccctgagaagcctAGCCGCAGCTACAGCGAGCGCGACTTTGAGT TTCACCGGCACACATCCCACCACACCCATCACCCGCTCTCAGCCCGCCTGCCTCCACCCCACAAGCTACGGCGACTGCCCCCCACCTCTGCTCGGCAcgccaggaggaagaggaagagagagaaaacctcTGCTCCCCCCTCAGAAGGGACACCCCCTATccaggaggaggggggagctggagcggaagaggaggaggaggaagaggaggaagaagagggagagtctGAGGCAGAGCCTGTGGAGCCTCCACCCCCAGGGCCACCACAGAAAGCAAAG TTCTCCATTGGAAGTGATGAGGATGACAGCCCAGGTCTTTCTATCAAGGCTCCCTGTGCCAAGGCCCTGCCTTCCGTGGGCCTGCAGTCTGACCAGAGTCCCCAGCGCTCCGGCAG CTCCCCCAGTCCCCGGGCCCGGGCTTCCCGAATCTCTACAGAGAAGAGTCGACCTTGGAGTCCATCAGCCAGCTATGACCTGCGGGAGCGATTGTGCCCAGGCAGTGCCCTGGGCAACCCTGGGCCAGAGCAGCGGGTGCCCACTGATGAGGCGGAGGCTCAAATGCTGGGTTCTGCCGATCTGGACGACATGAAGA GTCATCGGCTGGAGGACAACCCCGGAGTGCGGCGACACTTGGTCAAGAAACCATCCCGGatacagggagggagaggcagcccCAGTGGCCTGGCGCCCATCTTGcgcaggaaaaagaagaagaagaagctggatCGGAGGCCTCATGAG GTGTTCGTGGAGCTGAATGAACTGATGTTGGACCGGAGCCAGGAGCCACACTGGCGGGAGACAGCACGCTGGATCAAGTTCGAagaggatgtggaggaggagaCGGAGCGCTGGGGGAAGCCTCATGTTGCTTCGCTCTCCTTCCGTAGCCTTCTGGAGCTTAGGAGGACCATTGCCCAGG GAGCCGCTCTCCTGGACCTGGAGCAGACCACCCTGCCGGGCATCGCTCACCTCGTGGTGGAGACCATGATTGTATCTGACCAGATCCGGCCCGAGGACAGGGCTAGTGTTCTGAGAACTCTGCTCCTGAAACACAG CCATCCCAACGATGACAAGGACAGTGGCTTTTTCCCTCGAAATCCGTCGAGCTCCAGTGTGAACTCAGtcttggggaatcaccacccAACTCCTAGTCATGGCCCTGATGGTGCGGTACCCACCATGGCTGATGACCTAGGGGAGCCAGCCCCATTGTGGCCACATGACCCTGATGCAAAGGAG AAGCCCCTCCACATGCCTGGGGGAGACGGTCACCGGGGGAAAAGCCTGAAACTGCTGGAGAAGATCCCTGAGGACGCTGAGGCCACTGTCGTGCTTGTGG GCAGCGTGCCCTTCTTGGAGCAGCCAGCAGCAGCTTTTGTGAGGCTCAGCGAGGCTGTTCTCTTGGAGTCTGTGCTGGAGGTCCCCGTGCCTGTTCGCTTCCTCTTCGTGATGCTGGGGCCCAGCCATACCAGCACCGACTATCACGAGCTAGGGCGCTCCATTGCCACGCTCATGTCTGACAAG ctGTTTCACGAGGCTGCCTACCAGGCAGACGACCGGCAGGACCTTTTGGGTGCCATCAGCGAGTTTTTGGACGGAAGCATTGTGATCCCCCCATCGGAGGTAGAGGGCCGAGACCTACTCCGTTCCGTGGCTGCCTTCCAGCGAGAGCTGCTGAGGAAGCGACGGGAGCGGGAACAGACCAAAGTGGAGATGACCACCCGGGGAGGCTATGTGGCCCCTGGCAAAG AACTGTCTTTGGAGATGGGAGGCTCCGAGGCAACCTCTGAAGATGATCCCCTGCAGCGGACAGGCTCAGTGTTTGGGGGGCTAGTGCGGGATGTGAAGCGCCGGTACCCACACTACCCCAGTGACCTACGGGATGCACTGCACTCTCAGTGTGTGGCTGCCGTGctgttcatttattttgcagCCCTCAGCCCTGCTATTACCTTTGGGGGTCTGCTAG GAGAGAAGACTGAGGGGCTGATGGGTGTGTCAGAGCTGATTGTGTCCACGGCTGTGCTTGgggttctcttctctctgctgggGGCCCAGCCGCTGCTCGTGGTGGGCTTCTCTGGCCCTCTGCTGGTCTTCGAAGAAGCTTTCTTCAAG TTCTGCCGAGCTCAGGACCTGGAATACCTCACTGGTCGAGTGTGGGTGGGCCTCTGGCTGGTGGTCTTCGTCCTGGCCCTGGTGGCGGCTGAGGGCAGCTTCCTTGTCCGCTACATCTCGCCATTTACCCAGGAGATCTTCGCTTTCCTCATCTCGCTAATTTTCATCTATGAGACTTTCCACAAGCTCTATAAG GTGTTCACAGAGCATCCTTTGCTGCCCTTCTACCCACCGGAGGAGGCCCTGGAGCCTGGCTTGGAACTGAATAGTAGTGCCCTGCCCCCCACAGAGGGACCACCAGGTCCCCGGAACCAGCCCAATACAGCCCTGCTGTCCCTCATCCTCATGCTGGGGACTTTCCTCATTGCCTTCTTCCTGCGAAAGTTCAGGAACAGCCGCTTCCTGGGGGGCAAG GCTCGGCGCATCATCGGGGATTTTGGCATTCCCATCTCCATCCTGGTGATGGTCCTTGTGGATTACTCTATcacagacacctacacacag AAGCTGACGGTGCCTACAGGGCTCTCGGTGACTTCCCCGCATAAGCGCACGTGGTTCATCCCACCCTTGGGCAGTGCCCGCCCCTTCCCACCATGGATGATGGTGGCTGCTGCTGTCCCTGCACTCTTGGTCCTCATCCTGATATTCATGGAGACTCAGATCACTGC GCTCATCGTCAGCCAGAAGGCACGGAGGCTACTCAAGGGTTCCGGCTTCCATCTTGACCTGCTTTTGATTGGCTCTTTGggtggcctctgtgggctcttCGGCTTGCCCTGGCTCACAGCCGCCACCGTCCGCTCTGTCACTCATGTCAACGCATTGACGGTGATGCGCACTGCCATTGCGCCTGGTGACAAGCCCCAGATCCAGGAGGTGCGGGAGCAGCGGGTCACCGGGGTGCTCATTGCCAGCCTCGTGG GCCTGTCTATCGTCATGGGAGCTGTGCTGCGCAGGATCCCATTGGCCGTGCTCTTCGGGATTTTCCTGTACATGGGAGTCACATCACTGTCTGGTATCCAGTTGTCCCAGCGTCTGCTGCTCATTTTCATGCCAGCCAAGCACCACCCCGAGCAGCCCTACGTGACCAAG GTGAAGACATGGAGGATGCACCTGTTCACCTTCATCCAGCTGGGTTGCATCGCGCTCCTCTGGGTGGTCAAGTCAACGGCGGCCTCActggcctttcccttcctgctcTTGCTCACGGTGCCTCTGAGGCGTTGCCTTTTGCCCCGGCTCTTCCAGGACAGGGAGCTGCAGGCG CTGGACTCTGAAGATGCTGAGCCAAACTTTGATGAGGATGGTCAGGACGAGTACAATGAGCTCCACATGCCTGTGTGA